In Felis catus isolate Fca126 chromosome E1, F.catus_Fca126_mat1.0, whole genome shotgun sequence, the following proteins share a genomic window:
- the LOC101090157 gene encoding zinc finger protein 385C isoform X7, which translates to MLLAGPASSAPSPLLASLPLPARPLQPPLDFKHLLAFHFNGATPLSLTPNFSTMDPIQKAVISHTFGVPSPLKKKLFISCNICHLRFNSANQAEAHYKGHKHARKLKAVEAAKSKQRPQTLARDGVLVSPTLTPASGSPGEPHSKAVPAAPPPGPQLQPPLTLDPTPREPAHSDLLDAASSSSSSSCPPCSPEPGREAPGPEPAVAAVGNGVNGEGRSEKGRLYCPTCKVTVNSASQLQAHNTGAKHRWMVEGQRGAPRRGRGRPVPRGGGHKAKRVAGGQGGRQGPSPPFHCALCQLQVNSETQLKQHLSSRRHKDRLAGKPPKPSSQHSKLQKHAALAVSILKSKLALQKQLTKTLAARFLPSPIPAAAAAICALPGPLALRPAPTAATTLFPAPILGPALFRTPAGAVRPATGPIVFAPY; encoded by the exons CAGGCCCAGCCTCCAgcgcccccagccccctgctggcctccctgcccctgcctgccagGCCTCTGCAGCCCCCGCTGGACTTCAAGCACTTGCTCGCCTTCCACTTCAATGGCGCCACCCCGCTCAGTCTCACCCCCAACTTCAGCACG ATGGACCCAATCCAGAAAGCTGTCATCAGCCACACGTTTGGGGTCCCCTCCCCTCTGAAGAAGAAGCTCTTCATTTCCTGTAACATCTGTCACCTGAGGTTCAACTCAGCG aaccAAGCTGAAGCACATTACAAAGGCCACAAACATGCCAGAAAACTCAAGGCTGTCGAAGCCGCCAAGAGCAAGCAGAGGCCACAAACCCTGGCCCGGGATGGGGTGCTGGTGTCCCCCACCCTGACTCCAGCCAGTGGATCCCCTGGAGAGCCGCACAGCAAAG CCGTTCCTGcagccccaccccctggcccccaACTCCAGCCACCGCTGACTCTGGACCCCACGCCGAGGGAGCCGGCTCACTCAGATCTCTTGGATgctgcctcctcttcctcttcttcctcctgcccaccctgctccccagagCCTGGGAGAGAGGCGCCAGGGCCTGAGCCCGCAGTGGCTGCTGTGGGAAATGGTGTGAACGGGGAGGGCAGGAGCGAGAAGGGGCGCCTCTATTGCCCCACGTGCAAGGTGACAGTGAACTCCGCCTCCCAGCTTCAGGCTCACAACACAG GAGCCAAGCACCGGTGGATGGTGGAAGGTCAGCGAGGTGCTCCTCGAAGGGGCCGGGGCCGCCCTGTGCCCCGGGGAGGCGGACACAAGGCCAAGAGAGTGGCAGGGGGCCAGGGCGGCCGACAGGGGCCCAGCCCCCCCTTTCACTGTGCCCTGTGTCAGCTCCAGGTCAATTCGGAGACCCAACTCAAGCAG CACCTGAGCAGCAGGAGGCACAAAGACCGCCTGGCTGGGAAGCCCCCCAAGCCCTCCAGCCAGCACAGCAAGCTGCAGAAACATGCAGCGCTGGCTGTGAGTATCCTCAAG tCGAAGCTAGCCTTGCAGAAGCAACTCACCAAGACACTTGCAGCCCGCTTCCTGCCCAGCCCGATCCCCGCCGCTGCCGCAGCCATCTGTGCGCTGCCAGGGCCCCTGGCCCTCAGGCCTGCCCCCACAGCAGCCACCACCCTCTTCCCAGCTCCCATCCTGGGCCCGGCTCTGTTTCGCACCCCAGCAGGAGCCGTCCGCCCTGCCACAGGGCCCATCGTCTTTGCCCCCTACTAG
- the NKIRAS2 gene encoding NF-kappa-B inhibitor-interacting Ras-like protein 2, giving the protein MGKSCKVVVCGQASVGKTSILEQLLYGNHVVGSEMIETQEDIYVGSIETDRGVREQVRFYDTRGLRDGAELPRHCFSCTDGYVLVYSTDSRESFQRVELLKKEIDKSKDKKEVTIVVLGNKCDLQEQRRVDPDVAQHWAKSEKVKLWEVSVADRRSLLEPFVYLASKMTQPQSKSAFPLSRKNKGSGSLDG; this is encoded by the exons ATGGGGAAGAGCTGCAAGGTGGTCGTGTGTGGTCAAGCATCTGTGGGCAAAACTTCAATCCTGGAGCAGCTTCTATATGGGAACCATGTAGTAG GTTCTGAGATGATTGAGACACAGGAAGACATCTACGTGGGCTCCATTGAGACCGACCGGGGGGTGCGGGAGCAGGTGCGTTTCTACGACACCCGGGGGCTCCGGGATGGGGCCGAGCTACCCCGGCACTGCTTCTCCTGCACTGACGGCTATGTCCTGGTCTACAGCACGGATAGCCGAGAGTCCTTTCAGCGTGTAGAGCTGCTCAAGAAGGAGATCGACAAATCCAAGGACAAGaaggag GTCACCATCGTGGTCCTTGGCAACAAGTGTGACCTACAGGAGCAGCGGCGTGTAGACCCAGACGTGGCTCAGCACTGGGCCAAGTCCGAGAAGGTGAAGCTGTGGGAGGTATCTGTGGCTGACCGCCGCTCTCTGCTGGAGCCCTTCGTCTACCTGGCCAGCAAGATGACCCAGCCCCAGAGCAAGTCTGCTTTCCCCCTCAGCCGCAAGAACAAGGGCAGCGGCTCCTTGGATGGCTGA
- the LOC101090157 gene encoding transmembrane protein C17orf113 isoform X1 → MVPPGKKPAGEASNSNKKCKRYFNEHWKEEFPWLDFDYERKLMFCLECRQALVRNKHGKAENAFTVGTDNFQRHALLRHVTSGAHRQALAVNRGQPTFEGQAEGGGAYPDLATTPTSTGVKVEVDPAKVAVLTTVYCMAKEDVPDDRCSALLELQRFNLCQALLGTEHGDYYSPRRVRDMQVAIASVLHTEACQRLKASPYVGLVLDETRDWPESHSLALFATSVSPCDGQPATTFLGSVELQEGEATAGQLLDILQAFGVPAPKLAWLSSSLPSDRLGRVGPQLRAACPLLTELHCLPGRTDPEPPAYLSEYESVLDALFRLHGGPSSHMVPELRAALDLAAIDLAGPRPVPWASLLPIVEAVAEAWPCLVPTLEASAPASPTARALALALRQFTFVAFTHLLLDTLPSMQKLTLVLQPEEPDLALLQPLVMAAAASLQALRSSGGARLQGFLQELASSSSDLGGGRCTYRGVELVGYSEAAVRGLQRLRGAFLDSMRRGLRDSYPGPSLDAVAAFAAIFDSRGYPQAPEELGAHGEGALRVLLRAFAPAVVRQRALGDFALFKRVVCSLGRLGPRALCAKLACARSELHELFPDFAALAALALALPAGAGLLDKVGRSRELRWWGQSGAGEGRGGPAVKIAVDGPPLHEFDFALAVEFLESGWAEGLLGSQLT, encoded by the exons ATGGTACCCCCGGGGAAGAAACCAGCCGGAGAGGCCTCCAACTCCAACAAAAAATGCAAGCGTTACTTTAATGAGCACTGGAAAGAGGAGTTCCCCTGGCTGGACTTCGACTACGAGCGGAAGCTGATGTTTTGTCTCGAGTGCCGCCAGGCCCTGGTGCGGAACAAGCACGGCAAAGCCGAGAACGCCTTCACCGTGGGCACCGACAACTTCCAGCGCCACGCCCTGCTGCGCCACGTGACCTCGGGGGCTCACcgccaggctctggctgtcaacCGGGGCCAGCCCACTTTTGAGGGCCaagctgagggaggaggggcctaCCCAGACCtggccaccacccccacctccacggGCGTCAAGGTGGAGGTGGACCCGGCCAAAGTGGCGGTGCTGACCACGGTGTACTGCATGGCCAAGGAGGACGTGCCCGACGACCGCTGCTCTGCCCTGCTTGAGCTGCAGAGGTTCAACCTGTGCCAGGCGCTGCTGGGCACGGAGCATGGCGATTACTACAGCCCCAGGAGGGTGAGGGACATGCAG GTGGCCATTGCCAGTGTCTTGCACACAGAGGCCTGCCAGCGCCTGAAGGCATCCCCATATGTGGGGCTGGTGTTGGACGAGACCAGGGACTGGCCCGAGTCCCACAGTCTGGCCTTGTTTGCCACTTCGGTGTCCCCCTGTGATGGCCAGCCTGCTACCACCTTCCTGGGCAGTGTGGAGCTACAGGAGGGTGAGGCCACCGCTGGCCAACTCCTGGACATCCTGCAGGCCTTCGGCGTGCCTGCACCCAAGCTGGCCTGGCTCAGCTCGAGCCTCCCCAGTGACCGCCTTGGGCGTGTGGGCCCACAACTCCGGGCCGCCTGCCCGCTGCTCACCGAACTACACTGCCTCCCTGGCCGGACAGATCCCGAGCCCCCTGCCTACCTAAGCGAATATGAAAGTGTGCTGGATGCCCTATTCCGCCTCCATGGTGGCCCCAGTTCTCACATGGTCCCTGAGCTGCGGGCAGCACTGGACCTTGCAGCTATTGACTTGGCAGGACCGCGGCCAGTGCCCTGGGCCTCCTTGCTGCCTATCGTGGAAGCAGTGGCTGAGGCTTGGCCTTGCCTGGTGCCCACACTGGAGGCCTCTGCTCCAGCCTCCCCTACAGCCAGGGCACTGGCCCTCGCCCTGCGCCAGTTCACCTTCGTGGCCTTCACCCACCTGCTGCTGGACACTCTGCCATCCATGCAGAAGCTCACCCTTGTCCTGCAGCCTGAAGAGCCGGACTTGGCCTTGTTGCAACCCCTGGTGATGGCAGCCGCAGCCTCCCTCCAAGCCCTGCGCAGCTCGGGTGGGGCGCGCCTCCAGGGCTTCCTGCAGGAGTTGGCGTCCTCCAGCTCTGACTTGGGCGGTGGGCGCTGCACCTACCGCGGCGTGGAGCTGGTCGGCTACTCCGAGGCTGCGGTGCGGGGCTTGCAGCGGCTGCGAGGGGCCTTCCTAGACTCCATGCGGCGGGGGCTGCGGGACTCCTACCCCGGGCCCTCTCTGGACGCCGTGGCCGCCTTCGCGGCGATCTTCGACTCGCGCGGCTACCCGCAGGCCCCCGAGGAGCTGGGCGCGCACGGCGAGGGGGCACTGCGGGTGCTGCTGCGCGCCTTCGCCCCCGCCGTGGTGCGCCAGAGGGCGCTGGGTGACTTCGCGCTCTTCAAGCGCGTGGTGTGCAGCCTCGGGCGGCTGGGCCCGCGGGCCTTGTGCGCCAAGCTGGCCTGCGCGCGCTCCGAGCTGCACGAGCTCTTCCCGGACTTCGCCGCCCTTGCCGCCCTGGCCTTGGCGCTGCCCGCAGGCGCCGGCCTCCTGGACAAGGTGGGCCGCAGCCGGGAGCTGCGGTGGTGGGGGCAGAGCGGAGCAGGGGAAGGCCGGGGCGGCCCGGCGGTGAAGATCGCCGTGGATGGGCCCCCGCTGCACGAGTTTGACTTTGCACTGGCCGTGGAGTTCTTGGAGAGTGGGTGGGCGGAGGGGCTCCTGGGGTCACAGCTCACGTGA